A window of Haloarcula marismortui ATCC 43049 genomic DNA:
GCTCACCCACGCCGGCGGGGACCGGCTCACGGACACCAGTACGCACGCGCTGGCGCTCATCGTCACTGACGCTGACCGGAACCGCTCTACCACACTAACGTGGGCCGAGGCAGAACGGCTGCCCGTCGTGCCCGGCGACAGCGTCGTTGTTGACGACCCGCGCGTGGACTCGAATGGTGACGGAAATTATCTCGACGGCGACGCCTCGGTCGGCTTCTACCTCGACAGCGGCGACACCGTTGCGGTCCGCTGGACTGGCCGGCCACTCGGTGCACCGGACGAGCGGACAACGACGCTCGATACAGTAACGCTCGGTAACACAACTGGTTGACTGTTCCCCCTCCTCAGGTGGCCCGTTATGGCATTTCCGGGAAGCGTCCCCGGCCGTTTGCGGCGGTGCTCCTGTTCCGTGTGTCGTCACGGACCGACGGGTCCGGTGTGGACATACACGTCTCCGGTTCCGGTCACAGTCACTCCGTAATCACCCAGCTGAAACGAGAGTGATACGGCGCTGTCCGGCCCTGACGAATGGACAAATAGCTGGTCAAGCGCGTCCGGATCGAGCGTTTCGATGAGGGGTGATAGCTCTATCGCCTCTTGCCCAGCTGCGATTGCAACCGTTTGTACGACCGCTACTGACGGTGAGACTGTGTTCCAGTCGAACTCCGCGTGGAGCGTGTCCGGATTGTCGGATGTCCCGTCGGGCCGCCTGTCGGACCCACTCATTACTAGCAATATGTTGACCAAACATCTTAATTCTACTGTCAATCAATAAGTTGTAATTATGATATGTGGAACAACTACCTAATTACCGAGTAAACGCCGATAGAAAGCTTTCACTGCTGGATGTGAACAGTCCTTTATGATTGCAAGCTGATACAGTAGCTGTCCGCTAAACTTGTATTTCTGTGTCGGCCGTTTCCGCCAAGAAATGACACTACAGACGAAATACTGCCAGTGAAATAGCTGCTGTATCGTGTCTGACAAGACTGCGTCCGGCTGAGTATCACTCTAAACGCACTCCCTGATGCCTGTCTGGGCAGTTTTTCTGAAAGAGGCACGCAGCAGATGTGGTTGGGACACATAGGATGCCGCGTGCCAAGTACCTCTACTCCGGACCGGGGTATAACAGTTGTGTGATTAACTGAGTAAACAGGGGCAGGACGCCGACGCGACCGACACGTGGATCAGCACGTGCGACAACCGGAGCCCGGACTGCCACAATACGCTCTGTGGCCCCATCAAGCAGCACTAACTCCGATGAGAGCCGGCAATGTAGCAGTAACAACGTCTTTTACCTGTGGGCGTCATCTTCCTGCACATCCTCGGCTTCCACCGAGGTGAAGGTTGGGACACATGACATCTGATGCAACACACGAAGAAGCGGTAAGTTTACTGCAGGAGTTGGGTTTGAAAGAGTACGAGGCGAAATGTTTTGTCGGACTCTCTCGGATGTCCAGCGGCACAGCGAAGGGACTGAGCGAAGTGACGGACGTCCCGAGAACGCGCGTCTATGACGCCGTCCGGATTCTCGAAGCGAAGGGGCTGGTCGAAGTCCAGCATTCGAGCCCCCAGCAGTTCCGGGCCGTCCCGCTCTCCGAGGCCACCGAAACGCTCCGCGATCAGTACGAAGAGCGTATCGAGCGCCTCCAGTCCGCACTGCGCGAGATGGGACGTATCGAAGCCGACAATGACGAGGCTGAGCTACAGGAGGTCTGGTCGCTCTCCGGGTCCGACGCTATTGAGAACCGCGCTGCGGCGATCAGCGCGGACGCGACCGACGAAGTGGTCCTCGTCATCGGCTCTGAAGCGGTCCTCACCGAACCGCTAATCAAGCAACTCAATTCGCTCAACCCGAATGCAGACCTCATTGTCGGGACTGGGTCCGCCTCGATACGGGACCGCGTGGAACAGGAAATCCCACGCGCCACCGCGTTCCTGTCGGAACTGGACTGGCTCCACAGCGAAATGATACCTGAGGAAGACGCTGCTGTCGGACGACTCCTGCTTGTCGACCGGTCGACTATGCTCGTCAGCTCAATCAACCCACAGACTGGCGACGAACAGGCCATCTTCGCGACCGGGCTCAGAAACGGGCTCATCGTCATCGCACGCCGTCTCCTCTCGCAGGGCGTCGTGGAGATGACCCCACTAGAGCAAGACTAACAAGCCATGTGCGCGGGCCGTCACCGCCCACGCCCCTTACTCGTGGTGATACTCGGAAAGGCACGCAAGTAGCGGCCGAAGCCGCTGGTACTCTGGGCCACGTGTGACACAGTGAGTCTCTCTATCCCACTCGATGAGCCCCATCTCTGCCAGTTTCGGGAAATGCCGATGGTAGAGTGCAGCCGGAATGGCTGGCTCACCAACGAGCGATCGGTCACCATCGAAATCCGAAGCGGATGGCTGCCACCGCTCCGTGTCGCGTAACGCGAACAGTATTTGCCGACGGTCCGCGTGTCTCACCGCGTCTAGCTGTGCGCTCAGACGCTGTGGCCTGACCTGTTTCTGATCGCTCATTGTCTGACTGCACGCTCGACTATCTGATATATATGCATTATTTTCATTATCTTATACTGTTTTGATTATCAGGGTAACCTGACTGAGACAGACCTATCCAGTGACGGACCGCTGTTGCGAGCACAGCGGCACAGCAATGCACCCACCGCTGCCTACTGTCGCCTGAAAATGATGGCAATCGGTGGCGTGGTGTGCAGGCGCCGCCCTGTTCTGGCCGTCTTGCGGTGCTGGCACCGGACCGGCATCACCGGGTCAGTCGGTCACTGTCCGGAGATGTCCTGAAGGTTGGCTTTCGTTGCCGTTGTACCGACGAAAGTGACGTGACTCGCGTTATTCGTCTTCGTCGTCTTCGGCAAACTTGAGAAGCTCACTTCGTTCGCTTCCCAAGACGCCGATAGACTCGCTAACGCCCGTCTATCGAGCCGAGGAAAGCTCCTCAGACTCGTTTCACTCGTCTTCGTCGCTTTCCTCGACGTCTTCAAAGTCTGCGTCGACGTACTCCTCGCCCTGCTCGGCCGCGCCGCCTGCTGCGCCGCCCGGTCCGGCAGCGCCGCCGGGGCCGGCCGCGCCACCCGGACCAGCGCCCGCGGCACCGCCTGCGGCCTGCTGGGCCTGATCCTGATACATCTGCTTGCCGATCTCCTGCAGTTCTTCGCTCAGGGTCTCGGTGACCGCCTCGTAGTCCTCTTTCGTGGCGTCCTCGTCTTCGAGGACTTCCTCGACGTCCTCGATTTTCGCCTCGATGTCGGACTGGAGGTCCTCATCGATCTCCTCCTCGTTCTCGTCAAGGAGCGTCTCGGCACGGCGGACGGACGCCTCGGCCTCGTTGCGCGCTTCGATGCGCTCGCGGCGCTGCTCGTCCTCTTCGGCGTGCTGTTCGGCCTCCTGTTGCATCTCCTCGATCTGGTCGTCGGAGAGGCCGGCACCGCCTTCGATGGTGATGTCCTCCTTGTTGCCCGAGCCCTTGTCCTCGGCTTCGACGTTGACGATGCCGTTCTCGTCGATGTTGAACGACACCTCGATCTGAGGCGTGCCTGCGGGGGCCGGTGGGATGCCCGAAAGCGCGAACGCGCCGAGCAGTTCGTTCTCCTCGGCGATTTCACGCTCGCCCTGGAAGACACGGATCTGGACCTGTGTCTGGTTGTCCTGAGCGGTTGTGAAGATCTTCGATTCCTCGGTCGGGATGGTGGTGTTCTTGTCGATGAGTCGCTCGAACAGGCCGCCCTTGACCTCGACACCCAGCGACAGCGGCGTCACATCGAGCAGGACGATGTCGTCTACATCGCCCGAAAGGACGCCAGCCTGAATGGCTGCGCCCAGCGCGACGGCTTCGTCGGGGTTGACGTTCTTTTTGGGCTCCTGCCCGGTCATCTCTTCGACCTGGTCCTGCACCTGCGGCATCCGCGTCGAGCCACCGACGAGAATGACTTCGTCGATGTCGCTTTTGGTGTAGTCCGCGTCGGCAAGCGCCTGCTCCGTCGGGCCGACGGTGCGCTCGATGAGATCCTCTGTAAGGGACTCGAACTTCGCGCGCGTGATCTTTTGCTCAAGGTCCAGCGGACCGTCGTCGGTGGTCGCGATGAACGGGAGGTTGATTCGGGTCTCCTTGCGCGAGGAGAGCTCGATCTTGGCCTCCTCGGCAGCCTCGGTCAGGCGCTGGAGCGCCTGCCGGTCGTCGCGGAGGTCGATGCCGTGTTCGGCCTCGAACTCGTCAGCGAGATAGTCGATGATGGCGTGGTCCCAGTCGTCGCCACCGAGGTCGTTGTCCCCGTTGGTCGCGACAACTTCGTAGACGCCCCCACCGAGGTCGAGGATGGAGACATCGAAGGTGCCGCCCCCGAGGTCGTACACGAGGACGGTCTGGTCGGATTCATCATCGAGCCCGTAGGCCATCGCGGCCGCCGTCGGCTCGTTGACGATTCGTTCAACCTCGAAGCCGGCGATCTCGCCGGCATCCTTGGTTGCCTGGCGCTGTCGGTCGTTGAAGTACGCCGGGACCGTAATAACGGCCTTCTCGATCTCGTCGCCGAGGTACTCCTCAGCGTCGTGTTTGATCTTCTGGAGGATCATCGCCGAGACCTGCTCGGGTGTGTACTCCTCCCCGTCCAGTTCGACCGAGTAGTCGTCTTCGCCCATATGGCGCTTGATCGACTGGATGGTCTCGTCGGGGTTCTTTACCGCCTGGTTCTTCGCCGGTTTCCCGACAAGCCGCTCACCGTCGTCGAACGCAACGACAGAGGGTGTCGTCCGCTCGCCTTCACCGTTGACAATGATTTCAGGGTCGCCACCTTCCATGACCGCGAACGCGCTGTTCGTGGTCCCAAGGTCGATACCCAGAATCTTGTTGCTCGCCATCTTACCCGCTCATAGCGGATTGGGCCGGTTAAAAGTTGCTAGATGTACTGATTGGAAAAACGGACAAAGGGGCCTCCTCCGGGCGGTTTTATACTCGGTGGACTTCCCTGACCGGTGATTATTTAATGTACCGCAATACGACCGCTATACCGTCAGAGTTGCCCGCTACTCCTCGCTCTCGCTCACGGTGACCTGTGCCTCGCGCAGCACTTTGTCGGCCATCTCGTAGCCCGGCCGGTGGACATCGGCGATTGCCCCGTCCGGCTGGTCGCTGTCGACGCGGGCGAGCACCTGATGCTGTGTCGGGTCGACGTCTCCGCCGGGGTCGGGGTCGATGACTTCGACGTTCTCGGCATCGAGGACATCGTCTAGCTGGCGAAGCGTGGATTCGACTCCACCTCTGATATCGGTGTCCTCGTCCTGTCCGAGCGCACGCTCAAGATTGTCTCGAACGTCGAGCAGGCGCGTCACGAGGTCCTCGGTGGCACGCTTCTGTTCCTGTTCGCGGCGCTTGTCCATCCGCTTCTTGTAGTTCTGGAACTCCGCTTGCTTGCGCTTGAGCTTCTCCTCTAGCTCCTCGATGTCACCGTCCTGTTGTTCGACCTGCGATTCGAGACTGTCTACGCGCGTCCGTAGCGCGGAGAGTTCCCGAGCGATGTCTTCGGGGTCCGATTCGGCGACCCGGTCGACCAGGTCCTCGTCGGTGTCGAACTCGCCTAGGTCAACCTCGTCCGCGTTGACGTCCTCGGGCACGTCCTCGAGATCCGCGTCACCGTCCGCTTGCGCCTCGCTCGCGGTCGACTCCTCCGTCGCGGCCGTGTCGTCGGCTGCGTCCTGCTCGGTCATACCCGATAGAAGTCGTCACGTGGATAAAAGGATTCAGAAACGGCCTGGCGGTGATACTGATAATCAGAGCCTGTCTCACAGGAGGAAGCTAACGACCATCAGAACGAGGAAGACGACGACGAGGATCTTTGCGATTCGCACACTGAGCCCCGCCACACCGCTCAGTCTGGCTAGTCCGGCGATAATGGCGAGGACGAGAAACAGCAGCGCCAGTTCGAGGAACCCACTGCCGGGTTGGAGTGGGATCGCCGGTATAGTGTCACTGCGAACTAATGCACATTCTGCTGTACAACAACAGTACAGTTAGCGTATAAACGGTTTCGACTGTGGCTGCGGTAGATACTGCATGACACTGTGTACCGGCACACCTCCAGGTATTATCTACCGCCTAATCAGGGACCCATGGCAAATACGTCCGGGTCGTACTGGAACCGAGTTTGATAGGTCTCCCACTCATCAGCCTCCTTCAAGCGGTACTTCGCGAAAGACGGGTTTCGGACCAGTTCTAATTCGGCAATCCGTTCCTGAACCGGGTCGAACATACTTTTCCAATCGAGGTCACGGAGTGACTCGCCGGGCTCTTCATCGGCTGCAGCGAATGTCACTCCATCATCTGTCTGCTCAATTGACCCGTACTGATATCGACTCCAAGCCGTGTACGTTCCGAACGGAACCGTTTCAGTTGGCGGTGGTGGTCGACGATACTGCACTTGGAACCGCTGATGCCTTTCCCCGCCGCCCCACAGCACTCCACGAGTGAGAAGCTTAATACGGCTTTTCGTGTCTATAGAGCTGTTATAGGTGATTCGGGCGTGCTCGTATTCGCTTGATTGGAACTGGTCTGCGACGTTATCGGTGTGATGGATCTCGATTTCGTGCTGATACGGTAACGATGTCCGGCGTGCGCGCTCGACAACTGAAATCGTCTCCGTGCCCCGACGAAGCTCATCGTGTGGGCCTGTTCGACGCCACTGTGCCGGGTCGGCCTCATCGGGGTCGACCCACTCGTCCATACTACTAATATGCGATTGACAGTGGTAAGCTTTGTTATGGTTCACTGTGGCATATGTTTCGCGTGCTGCCAATGTCGTGTGAAATACAACTGTTTACACTAACATACGGTCGAGTTCGACAACGAGGCCGCTGTCGGCGTCTGGGTCGCTGACGAGCGTCCCTAGGCAGACCGCAGCCCCGTCGGGCGTGACAGAGACGACCTGTGAATCTATCTCAGGCGTCGCGTCGCCCACTTCTGCCGGGCCGGTCTCGATGACGCCCGGCGCATACACCGGCGCGCCTTCGGCGACTTCGCGGGCGGCGCTGGGCGCAATTGTGACCCGTGGCAGGTGGGACAGCGCACGCTCTGCGGGCTGGATAATCTCGCGCAGTTGCGCTTCGTCCCCGTCTGCAGCAAAGGCCAGCGCGTCCACGAGGTCGTGCATCGTCGACAGCGATCCGTCGTCAAAGGTGCCGGTCGCCGTCCGGCGGAGGTCGCCCATGTGTGCGCCGGTCCCCGCCGCCAGCCCGATATCGTGACACAGCTTCCGGATATAGGTCCCCGACGCACACCGGACCCGCAACAGCAGTCTCCGGTCCCCCTGTTCGAGGATATCCAGTGAGTGAATCCGGCGGGAACGCAACTGGCGCTTCACTGCGCTCTTTCGAGGAGGTTTCTGATAGATGTCTGTCTCGAACTCGGCGACGATATCCGCAATATCGGCCGGCGCTTGGTCGTGGAGTTCGAGCACCGTCACGTACTCCTTGACGGCGTTGTCGAACACTTGCGCCATCCGAGCGGCGTCGCCGAGCAACACGGGCAGACAGCCGGTCACCTTTGGGTCGAGCGTTCCGCCGTGGGCGACCCGGTCCTGGCCAGTGGCGTCGCGAATCCAGGCCGCGACCTGATGGGCTGACGGGCCCGGTGGCTTATCGAGGTTGACGACGCCGAACGAGCGAAGCGAATCGAGGTCCCGTTCGTCGGGCGGGGCACGGAGTGTCATCGGCTCAGAACTCGTACCGGATGTTCTCGACCGGTGCCTTCCCCTCGTCGCCATCGGGGCTGTATGATTCGACAGCGTGGAGGGTCACGCTCAGGACTCCCTGTGGGTCCCAGCGAGCGGTGTTGACCGACAGGTCGTAGATAGAGAGGTCGTCGAAGTCGATGTCGTAGTAGTCGCTGTAGCGCTGGGCCTCGCTGTCGCCACGCTCTCGGGTTTCGGTCTTTGCCTGTTCGAAGGGCTTGTTCTCCCGTGTCGCGATGCGGTCGGCGCGTACGTCCAGCGGCGCAGTCAGCCACAGTTTCATGTCGGCGTACTCGCCCGCCATCCAGCCGGCGAGGCGCGATTCGAGCACGAGGTCGTCACGCTCGGCGGCGATGTCCCGAAGCTTGCGGTCCAGATCACGGTCGATCTGGTCGTCTTCCTCGGCGGCTTTGTTCAGCTCGAGCGGTGTCATCCCGCGCTCTTCGGCCAGCGAGCGGAAAATATCGCCGCCACTGACGTGCTCGTAGTTCAGGGCGTCGGCCAGACTCTTGGCAAGTGTGCTCTTGCCGCTGCCGGCCGGGCCGGAGACGGTAATCAACATAGAGATGTTCGGGGGGCCCCGATAGAAAGGGCTGTCTCTTCGCGCCTACCCAGTCGGCGTCGTCTCGACGTTGAGCGCCTTCCGGATGATCTGGGTGAACGACAGCGAGCACAGGAAGTACCAGACAATCCACGCCTGGACCGGGCCGGCGACGCTGTTGCTCCACGCTTCGACCTCGCCGAAGATGGGGAGCGTAATCACCGGGCTCGCGTCGACGCCGGCTCCGAAGACAATCCAGTAGAGCCAGAGGAACAGCGGGATGTTGACCAGCATGATCCACACCATCGGTCGGAACTGCTGTTTGAACATCCCCATCTGGTCGGTCATCAGTTCCATCTGCTCCTCTTCGAGGCGGTCAAGCGCTTCTTGATCGTCGCGTTCCTTTGCGGCTTTGCGGCGCTCTTTCAGGTCCTCCATCTTCTCTTGGTGGTCGCCCATCCCCGACATGTCCATGAGGTTGTCCTGCAGAATCGTCGAGGTGGTCCCGGTGATAATTGCAAGCACCAGGATAACGACATAAAACGGCAGCATGTCGTTGAGCGGCCCGAGGACGATGTCGATGACGCCGCCTGCGATAACGTCCCGGACTGAAGTCAGGGAGTAGCCGGCAAACAGGCCGAGCGTGCCGAGGCCGGCGAGCTTGTCCCATTTCGACCAGCCGCTGCCCTCGTCATCATCGCTCGGGGCCGCGTCGGACTCTTCGAGCGCCTCACGGACGCCATCAGGGTCGTCGATAACGAACCCCTCGCCATCGGCGTCGATGAGCAGGCCGGACTCGATGAGCCGGCCCCACTCGCCGCTCGTGAGGTCGTCGCTCACGTCGCCCCAGGTGACGGTCCCGTTCTCTTCGGCCGCAGCGAGCACCGTCGAGAGCGCATCAGTCATTGCCTCGCCGTCTTCGGCGAGTCGTTCTACCTTCGGCGCGGTACGTGCCATTGTGTGTGCTTGAGTTGCGACGGCATATCAACGTTTTACTCTGACTGTCTCGACGATGTCGGCCTCAAACGGCGGTTCCGTCGCGTCTCAGGCCGTGTGTGCGTCG
This region includes:
- a CDS encoding HalOD1 output domain-containing protein, which translates into the protein MSGSDRRPDGTSDNPDTLHAEFDWNTVSPSVAVVQTVAIAAGQEAIELSPLIETLDPDALDQLFVHSSGPDSAVSLSFQLGDYGVTVTGTGDVYVHTGPVGP
- a CDS encoding TrmB family transcriptional regulator, translating into MTSDATHEEAVSLLQELGLKEYEAKCFVGLSRMSSGTAKGLSEVTDVPRTRVYDAVRILEAKGLVEVQHSSPQQFRAVPLSEATETLRDQYEERIERLQSALREMGRIEADNDEAELQEVWSLSGSDAIENRAAAISADATDEVVLVIGSEAVLTEPLIKQLNSLNPNADLIVGTGSASIRDRVEQEIPRATAFLSELDWLHSEMIPEEDAAVGRLLLVDRSTMLVSSINPQTGDEQAIFATGLRNGLIVIARRLLSQGVVEMTPLEQD
- the dnaK gene encoding molecular chaperone DnaK, which translates into the protein MASNKILGIDLGTTNSAFAVMEGGDPEIIVNGEGERTTPSVVAFDDGERLVGKPAKNQAVKNPDETIQSIKRHMGEDDYSVELDGEEYTPEQVSAMILQKIKHDAEEYLGDEIEKAVITVPAYFNDRQRQATKDAGEIAGFEVERIVNEPTAAAMAYGLDDESDQTVLVYDLGGGTFDVSILDLGGGVYEVVATNGDNDLGGDDWDHAIIDYLADEFEAEHGIDLRDDRQALQRLTEAAEEAKIELSSRKETRINLPFIATTDDGPLDLEQKITRAKFESLTEDLIERTVGPTEQALADADYTKSDIDEVILVGGSTRMPQVQDQVEEMTGQEPKKNVNPDEAVALGAAIQAGVLSGDVDDIVLLDVTPLSLGVEVKGGLFERLIDKNTTIPTEESKIFTTAQDNQTQVQIRVFQGEREIAEENELLGAFALSGIPPAPAGTPQIEVSFNIDENGIVNVEAEDKGSGNKEDITIEGGAGLSDDQIEEMQQEAEQHAEEDEQRRERIEARNEAEASVRRAETLLDENEEEIDEDLQSDIEAKIEDVEEVLEDEDATKEDYEAVTETLSEELQEIGKQMYQDQAQQAAGGAAGAGPGGAAGPGGAAGPGGAAGGAAEQGEEYVDADFEDVEESDEDE
- a CDS encoding nucleotide exchange factor GrpE, which codes for MTEQDAADDTAATEESTASEAQADGDADLEDVPEDVNADEVDLGEFDTDEDLVDRVAESDPEDIARELSALRTRVDSLESQVEQQDGDIEELEEKLKRKQAEFQNYKKRMDKRREQEQKRATEDLVTRLLDVRDNLERALGQDEDTDIRGGVESTLRQLDDVLDAENVEVIDPDPGGDVDPTQHQVLARVDSDQPDGAIADVHRPGYEMADKVLREAQVTVSESEE
- a CDS encoding DUF1328 family protein, translated to MPAIPLQPGSGFLELALLFLVLAIIAGLARLSGVAGLSVRIAKILVVVFLVLMVVSFLL
- a CDS encoding RNA-guided pseudouridylation complex pseudouridine synthase subunit Cbf5; the protein is MTLRAPPDERDLDSLRSFGVVNLDKPPGPSAHQVAAWIRDATGQDRVAHGGTLDPKVTGCLPVLLGDAARMAQVFDNAVKEYVTVLELHDQAPADIADIVAEFETDIYQKPPRKSAVKRQLRSRRIHSLDILEQGDRRLLLRVRCASGTYIRKLCHDIGLAAGTGAHMGDLRRTATGTFDDGSLSTMHDLVDALAFAADGDEAQLREIIQPAERALSHLPRVTIAPSAAREVAEGAPVYAPGVIETGPAEVGDATPEIDSQVVSVTPDGAAVCLGTLVSDPDADSGLVVELDRMLV
- the cmk gene encoding (d)CMP kinase encodes the protein MLITVSGPAGSGKSTLAKSLADALNYEHVSGGDIFRSLAEERGMTPLELNKAAEEDDQIDRDLDRKLRDIAAERDDLVLESRLAGWMAGEYADMKLWLTAPLDVRADRIATRENKPFEQAKTETRERGDSEAQRYSDYYDIDFDDLSIYDLSVNTARWDPQGVLSVTLHAVESYSPDGDEGKAPVENIRYEF
- a CDS encoding DUF106 domain-containing protein, whose amino-acid sequence is MARTAPKVERLAEDGEAMTDALSTVLAAAEENGTVTWGDVSDDLTSGEWGRLIESGLLIDADGEGFVIDDPDGVREALEESDAAPSDDDEGSGWSKWDKLAGLGTLGLFAGYSLTSVRDVIAGGVIDIVLGPLNDMLPFYVVILVLAIITGTTSTILQDNLMDMSGMGDHQEKMEDLKERRKAAKERDDQEALDRLEEEQMELMTDQMGMFKQQFRPMVWIMLVNIPLFLWLYWIVFGAGVDASPVITLPIFGEVEAWSNSVAGPVQAWIVWYFLCSLSFTQIIRKALNVETTPTG